Within Candidatus Stygibacter australis, the genomic segment TTCTAATATAGAACCTTTAGACAGTGTTTTGGTTTGCTTATTAAAACAGACGGTAACTGGTGATGATGAGATATTTGAAACATATTACACAGATGAAAATGGAGATGTTCAAATTCCATATATTGCCTTTACAACCGGTGTAGTATTAGTAACTGCTACAAAGCATAATTATACTCCTCATCTAGGAAATTTCACTATAGTTGAAGAAGAATTTTCAGTTAATTTTAACAGCTTGGTTATTGATGATGATAATTCTGGAAATTCAATAGGAAACGGAGACGGATTGGCAAACCCCGGTGAACAAATAGAATTAGTTATTATTCTTAAGAATTTCGGCAGCGTTACAGCAGAAAATATCACCGCAGAAATAAGCACTGAACATCCTAATATCAGCGTAATCAATGGTTCAGCAAGTTATGGAAATATAGCCCCGGGAGAAATAGCAGCTCCCGGTGATTATTTTGTGGTTTCAATCGGTTTGAACTGCCCTGATGAAAATGCAAATCTTGATATTGTAATACAAGATGACAACAATCATACTTATTATGGGATTGTTGTTTTACCAATTACAGGATATGAGACTGAATTTGTTGAGATCAACAATAATGTTTTTCCCAACGGTACTCATGACATTACAATTTCATTACAAAATACTGGAGAAATTACAACGCCTGGTTTTTTTACAAAGTTGATTGGCAATTATGACGATTTAATAATAGAAGATGAATATGGGAATTATAGTCCAATAGAGCCGGGATTGACAGGTGTAACAAATGATTATTACACAATAACAGCAAATGAATCTATTATACCTGGTGCTGTATTCAACCTAACATTAGAAATTTATGTGGATTTAACTTATCAAACGTTATTCAAGAGTCTAAGTATTCCACTAGTTGTGGGAATACCAGATGTTGATGATCCACTGGGACCTGATACTTATGGCTATTTATGTTATGATGACGGAGATATTGGATATGATGATGTTCCTGTATATGAATGGATAGAAATTAATGTAATCGGTACTCCATTAACTGAAATAAACCAAGAACCGGGTCCGAATGATCTGGGAGCTTATAATCAAGCAATTAATCTTCCATTCAATTTTTCATTTTATGGAATCGAATATGATAATAAGCTAACTGTTTCATCTGCTGGATTTATAAGTTTTGGTGATCAAGATGAAGCAGCCTTTTTTAATTCTCCACTGCCGGGACCTTTAGGACCGAGCCCAATGATTGCAGCTTTCTGGGATGAGATGGATTATATCGAAGGTACAAGTAACGCCAGTTATTTTTATGACGATATGTATCATAGATTTATCATTGAATGGAATTATTTTGCAAATAGTTATAATACACTTGCTCAAGAAACTTTCCAGGTAATTCTATTTGATCCTGCCTATTATCCTACTTTGTCATCTGATGGCTTGATTAAAATGCAATATAAACACATAAACAATGATGATGTACTATTTTGCTATTCCAGTATTGGATTAGAAGACCACACTCAGTCAATTGGATTACAATATACATATTTCAATATCTATCCTGATGCAGCAAAAGAGCTGGAAAATGAAATGGCTATTTTCTTCACTACAGGAAAAAATAGACAGGAAGGAACCATGAATATTCCTGCAGGGCAAACAGTTGAACTCGATCATCTCTATATTGAAAACGGTTTATATAATGATGTTTATGGGACTTTAATTGTTAATGATGGTTTACAAATAAATAGTAACTCAACATTAAGAATCTATGGTACATTAATACTCGAAAATTCAAATCTTTTTGTTTTGGAAGGTAGTCATATTGAATTATATGGAACTTTAGATTTAAGAGATGGCAGCAGTGTAGAATTCATCGAAAATTCTTCATTCCTTGTAGAAGCTGGAGCAACTATTCTTGGTAATACTACAAGTGGAGACCGCATCATAATTCAGGACGGAAGTGATTTTTCTATTAACGGATCTCCTGAAGAACGAGTTACTATTACCTCCTCAAACCCACCAACATTTTGGAAAGGAATCACATTTAAGAATTATTATGAGGATGATATTTTGATAGAAAATTGTGATTTCTCTTATACTAGTCAACTGGAATTTTCTGACGATGATGCAGATATGCAGGTGAAAATGAAGAACTGTAATTTTACAAATTCCGGTGTAATATTAGTAAGAGAACTTGCTTCATTTGAATTAATAGGAGAAAATGAATTCAGGTGTGATATCAGCCAGAATATAGGAGCTCCGATTTTTACTTTCAGTACTAATTGTCTAATTGAAAATTGTGATATTCATAACAATGGTGGCGGACTGGCTATGTATTATCCAAGCTTGCAGGGGCAATCAGAAATTAAAAATACAGATATTTATGAAAATATTTGTTTTGGAGTTCACTTGTATCAAGCTTCTGTAATATTTGATAATTGTTTGATTGAACTGAATCGATATCATGGATTTATGGCTGACCATAATGCAGTTTCAAAGCTGAAGGATTGTACAATCCAGAATAATGGAAATCCATTACCCGGGTATCTAAATAATGGTGTAGAAATTATGGCTGCATACGATTCATTTCCTTATATGCATAAAGATGATCCTGTCAATTATACCCAGGGAATGAATACCATATATGATGAAGTGGATGGTGGCTACACTGATCATTTCCTCTTATGGGTGAGCGGATTTGAACCGGGTATGCGGCAGATCCCGATGTGGGGTAATTTCTTCCTGAACTCAAATGACCCGGGATATACTGAAAGGTTTTATCCTGAATACAATACTTTTAATTTCAGTGAAGTACCACATGATCCTCGTACTGCTTATGATACGGCACAAAGTAAAATTATTGCCGGAGATTATGAGGAAGCAAAAATCGACTTGAAGAATCTAATATCAGATTATCCTGAAGAAGATTATTATGTTTCCTGCTCTCTTAACTGGCTTTTGTTCCTGGAAAAATTTGCCGGCAATGATTTTACTGAACTCAGGAATTATATAGAAGGGCTTTCCTTACCGGCATCTCAAGAACAAGTTATGTACAACGTCATTTCTCAAACTTATGCCCAGGATCAAGATTATACAGAAGTTCTTCCCAGGTGCGAATTTATTATTAATGATCCTCCTACTCCGGAAGAACTTATCTATGCAACGATAGACGAAGGTTATTATTACCTGAAAGCACTGGAACAAAACCAGTCTGGTCGTGGTTTACCCGTTTGTTCGGTAAAACTAAAAGATTTCACAGAATTTATGGAAATGCTTAGAGAACTCGAACTTGAATTACATGATATTTTATCTCCTGAAGACCCTCCATTAATTAAACTGAGAGCGAATAACTATCCCAATCCGTTTAATCCTGAAACCACTATCTCATTCGATCTTCCACAAGATTCAAAAGTTAACATTTCTATTTACAACATTAAAGGACAAAAGATAAAAACATTATTAGCTGGAAATTTTGAAAAAGGAACTCAATCTGTAATCTGGAATGGAATGGATAGCAATAATAAACCGATTGCTTCAGGAATTTACTTCTACAAGCTTTCTGCAGGCAAAGAAACAGCAATAAAAAAAATGTTGCTTCTCAAGTAACCTTTTGCTTTTTTTGTATCATCCTTAAAGTCCCTCTCCTCAGAGGAGAGGGATTCAGGGTGAGGTGGTGAAATAATGAAAAAAGTACTTTTTCCTTTCATCTTTATTCTTTTATCTTTAAATCTTTTCCCTACTGATGTTCAAGGGCATATTTCAGAAGATACAACCTGGAGCCCGGAAAATAATCCTTATATCGTTGTTGATAATATCTTCGTTGATGCCAATATAACTCTTACCATTCTTCCGGGAACAATCGTTAAATTTAATACATCCACATATCCTTATGGTGATTATGAATATGGTGATGGCTATACAGAAGCAAAGTTTATGAAAGTAAGCGGGAAACTGAAAGCTGAAGGAACAGCACAGGACAGTATTATTTTCACCAAGAATTGTGAAGAAACAGACCGCAGGTGGGGAGTGATCATTTTTAATTATTTGAGTGAGGACGATTCTATCCTTAAACATTGCATGATTGAATATTCCTATTACATCAGGTTAATGTTCGCTGGCGACTGGTATTGGGGAGGTGTATCTTTAAGCAATGCCCGAGTAACTATTTCTAATTGTTATTTCAAGAACTTCAAATATGGTATTCATGGTTTTTATGATAGTGAACCGCTTATATATCATAACTATTTTACAAGTGATGAGAATAATATAGCACCTGGGATTGGAATTTATATTGAAGAAAATATTGGTATAATGCCATATATTTTTTACAATCAATTTACTAATTGTAGCGGTATATACTTCTATGAAGTAAATATCTCATCCATTACATCAATAGCATATAACACATTTAGTAATTGCAATTATGCTATTGATTTTCTGAGCAGTCCTGTATATGTGTATAAAAATAATTTTACAAGCTGCACTAATGCAATAAATGTGAATGCGTGGGAAACAGATGATTTTGAAGTTGTTATAAAACAAAATTATATAGATAGTTGCCTAAACGGAATTAGAGCAGGTTTTAAAGTAGAAGCGTATGAAAACATTATTACAAATGGAAGAACGGGAATAACTTTATCAGATAATAATTGTATAATCAAAAATAATATAATTTCTAACAATTCATATCGTGGTATTCGCAACTTCGATAATAATTCTTCTATAATGAATAACCTGATAATAAACAATGAAGGAGAAGGGATATATGCTACAGGTTCAGATAATACATCTTATGTAATTAATAATATAATTGCAGGTAGTGAGAAGGGTCTATACATCTCTGCTAATTGTGAATTATTCAATAACATTTTTTTTGATATCGAAGATTATAGTATTTATTCAGGTAATCCAAATGTTACAATAAATTCAGGTAACAATTGTTTTACTGCTCCACTTTCAGTTATGCCTTCCAATTATAATGATCTTGGAGGTAATATCACAGATGATCCCTTATTAATAGATCCTGTAAATGGTGATTACCATTTATCAGAATTAAGTCCGTGTATCGATACAGGAACAGAGGATACAACAGGTCTTTTTTTACCGTCGTATGACCTGGATTTTTTATATCGAATCTGGGATGGAGATAATAATGGTATTCCTATAATCGATATGGGTTGTTATGAGTTTGGTTCACAGCCTTTGATGGGTGGAATCGAAGGATATGTTAACACAAATAGCAATTACAATTTTTTACCATTTACAGAGATCGATGTAGATGACACA encodes:
- a CDS encoding C25 family cysteine peptidase, translated to VSIDAETVIGPIYGGITFTEIKAYIVDAYENWDNPPEYICLIGDGSFNSSYSIPPGFINNNESDQLYVLMSDDYLPDIMIGRLPFSNNISDNRTIINKIIDYETERNTTDTWIENVLLVSDPYYDDRSYVHSKITTNQYIQSIIPNENSNYNIDFLIDPSLNQLWWEFEYGISFFNYMGDNHFSNININWINSLGNGDMLPFISAITCDTGQYGDDGFGPLFLTAGHSTHPEGAIAFIGSSSGGTITVYNNHLSAGISSGIFNDQVYSFGGALLKGQVALQTAFPTNPAYLTDTILWNNLFGDPTIELWTDVPMEMIVDDYPLTKTLGDNYIEFNITNSNIEPLDSVLVCLLKQTVTGDDEIFETYYTDENGDVQIPYIAFTTGVVLVTATKHNYTPHLGNFTIVEEEFSVNFNSLVIDDDNSGNSIGNGDGLANPGEQIELVIILKNFGSVTAENITAEISTEHPNISVINGSASYGNIAPGEIAAPGDYFVVSIGLNCPDENANLDIVIQDDNNHTYYGIVVLPITGYETEFVEINNNVFPNGTHDITISLQNTGEITTPGFFTKLIGNYDDLIIEDEYGNYSPIEPGLTGVTNDYYTITANESIIPGAVFNLTLEIYVDLTYQTLFKSLSIPLVVGIPDVDDPLGPDTYGYLCYDDGDIGYDDVPVYEWIEINVIGTPLTEINQEPGPNDLGAYNQAINLPFNFSFYGIEYDNKLTVSSAGFISFGDQDEAAFFNSPLPGPLGPSPMIAAFWDEMDYIEGTSNASYFYDDMYHRFIIEWNYFANSYNTLAQETFQVILFDPAYYPTLSSDGLIKMQYKHINNDDVLFCYSSIGLEDHTQSIGLQYTYFNIYPDAAKELENEMAIFFTTGKNRQEGTMNIPAGQTVELDHLYIENGLYNDVYGTLIVNDGLQINSNSTLRIYGTLILENSNLFVLEGSHIELYGTLDLRDGSSVEFIENSSFLVEAGATILGNTTSGDRIIIQDGSDFSINGSPEERVTITSSNPPTFWKGITFKNYYEDDILIENCDFSYTSQLEFSDDDADMQVKMKNCNFTNSGVILVRELASFELIGENEFRCDISQNIGAPIFTFSTNCLIENCDIHNNGGGLAMYYPSLQGQSEIKNTDIYENICFGVHLYQASVIFDNCLIELNRYHGFMADHNAVSKLKDCTIQNNGNPLPGYLNNGVEIMAAYDSFPYMHKDDPVNYTQGMNTIYDEVDGGYTDHFLLWVSGFEPGMRQIPMWGNFFLNSNDPGYTERFYPEYNTFNFSEVPHDPRTAYDTAQSKIIAGDYEEAKIDLKNLISDYPEEDYYVSCSLNWLLFLEKFAGNDFTELRNYIEGLSLPASQEQVMYNVISQTYAQDQDYTEVLPRCEFIINDPPTPEELIYATIDEGYYYLKALEQNQSGRGLPVCSVKLKDFTEFMEMLRELELELHDILSPEDPPLIKLRANNYPNPFNPETTISFDLPQDSKVNISIYNIKGQKIKTLLAGNFEKGTQSVIWNGMDSNNKPIASGIYFYKLSAGKETAIKKMLLLK
- a CDS encoding right-handed parallel beta-helix repeat-containing protein — encoded protein: MKKVLFPFIFILLSLNLFPTDVQGHISEDTTWSPENNPYIVVDNIFVDANITLTILPGTIVKFNTSTYPYGDYEYGDGYTEAKFMKVSGKLKAEGTAQDSIIFTKNCEETDRRWGVIIFNYLSEDDSILKHCMIEYSYYIRLMFAGDWYWGGVSLSNARVTISNCYFKNFKYGIHGFYDSEPLIYHNYFTSDENNIAPGIGIYIEENIGIMPYIFYNQFTNCSGIYFYEVNISSITSIAYNTFSNCNYAIDFLSSPVYVYKNNFTSCTNAINVNAWETDDFEVVIKQNYIDSCLNGIRAGFKVEAYENIITNGRTGITLSDNNCIIKNNIISNNSYRGIRNFDNNSSIMNNLIINNEGEGIYATGSDNTSYVINNIIAGSEKGLYISANCELFNNIFFDIEDYSIYSGNPNVTINSGNNCFTAPLSVMPSNYNDLGGNITDDPLLIDPVNGDYHLSELSPCIDTGTEDTTGLFLPSYDLDFLYRIWDGDNNGIPIIDMGCYEFGSQPLMGGIEGYVNTNSNYNFLPFTEIDVDDTIAFPDTTGYYEMKLLPGIYELHAYLEGYEEVIIPDIEIMEGIFTEINFELEALVSAEDFQLPFLDFQLSNYPNPFNPTTTIYFNLTTESMELIIYNIKGQQIRQYSIFNNQSSVIWDGTDNNNQPVGSGIYFYKLKSGDFEKTRKMILLK